In the genome of Pseudoliparis swirei isolate HS2019 ecotype Mariana Trench chromosome 3, NWPU_hadal_v1, whole genome shotgun sequence, one region contains:
- the smg6 gene encoding telomerase-binding protein EST1A isoform X4 → MAHELDRVRISAAELRASTSSSVNMTECPKAEKQEEHLVNKQHRKCEAKRPELQRYQPVAGNGRCPRDGEEGETGQSDPLAADSHDHGQPSQSKKRVVLERQWCTDDDINKKEEDRMTGDGSNMQNHRKGLQSQCKSEANKEKGDVENDSEHQEAAGAAKPTRKARKPDRELYQPGSRRSNQGKDSGVGQEQDMPTPSQNKQKTDPESQLSTGEREGNKTTSIQKQEGKAKEVKVQHEYIKSKSSETNRKHELQDVEKTPLPSNDSVEKMTSKVEQLCVKERGNVGCENQAIEYLNCGRGEAIDKERRDQGGGRKEMDEKIEKRERGNRRRRGGDKEKEKNQDSRRREDEPGGGGTTDQGKAEKDRERRAADADRDNKAGKTGDTQQSKGRENRRESRRDNNHQSRVTGKDPKTERNADRAVERGERNKSNANITTPTSKRYSKSDIRRSRNRTSSSSSASSVTSLDGPRRGMDVERRKSTRLQPMHNNKEGMANSGAGRRSRLQSWTANGQSSTESPDGSEMSDVAEDKRRRRGGGEELSAERRRVESNIPKGNKGGSRGILRVSLEKTSGNASHSGMSQQRTPVLVPRGRGGGILVLPAHTDLSNSPEVGQRLLFGGIRGGGAGRSRGGRGGVRRLWDPNNPDQKPALTSTQSSPLLPLQQPIYLQTGTGYGQLHFLDTDDEVAGSPPVPQVEHFRTQQAAAMAYYKFQNSDNPYGYPMPTSNSHSPGNTTNPRYPYPYHMGPYQMAPPNGMYPGPGVGQFCGSYRGAGYSQPGAGGSLTLEEAEQQARGELGRLLRAADAQELQLSNLLSRDRVSADGLDRMSQLRADLLGLYEQIILTDIDYSDSQNVDQSLWKNVFYQVIERFRQLLKDPTCDDTPHYRNLLLTLLDEGALFFDGLLQKLQTAYQFKLEDYMDGMAIRARPLRKTVKYALISAQRCMICQGDIARYREQTSDSANYGKARSWYLKAQQIAPKNGRPYNQLALLAVYTKRKLDAVYYYMRSLAASNAILTAKESLMSLFEDAKRKEEQLERRRRQEHEGGTRGPAERGRGRGEDGARVEIWSRTSRQAATPSSQRGGSESSRDSEQDGELGGLSASDLNKRFILSFLHAHGKLFTKVGMESFPRVASRVLQEFKALLQHGPALLGFTHLLQIITINMFTIHNIHSRGEEGEERSVLQEQSTSLGLGMFALLVQRCTELLRDTPAEPVPVTDGEEEGKGEELEGMLRVSAFPLDLREILPSIKVWSDWMLGQPDQWNPPPCNIDCSPDVWQCLADLCNLLARVDHEEVPLYKVDTEEVEGDEELTVLQLKEDRLLAGFVPLLSAPQEPCYTDQHTDLAIAADCKRVTVLKYFLEALCGQEEPLLAFKGGKYISVATSPPPHSLDTRSRQDSLTEKESDDVIVEAESSLSASGDDEAGDGENDIRQLKARRHDLTNKLAQQQKRRDKIQAVLQTGGQLELAVRPLFLVPDTNGFIDHLGGLKKLLQCGTYVIVVPLIVITELDGLAKGQDHFGGGPGSGGRSNGGRGNYNVTAAHVRAVQEKARLAVAFLEKGFEAREPHLRALTSRGNQLESIAFRSEDTSGQQGTNDDVILSCCLHYCKDKAKDFMPGQRNGTVRLQREVVLLTDDRNLRVKALTRNVPVRDIPAFLSWAKVG, encoded by the exons ATGGCGCATGAGCTGGACAGAGTACGAATCTCAGCTGCGGAACTCAGAGCTTCGACGTCGAGTTCAGTCAATATGACTGAATGTCCGAAAG CAGAGAAGCAAGAGGAGCATCTAGTAAACAAGCAGCATAGGAAGTGTGAAGCAAAACGTCCTGAACTGCAGCGCTACCAGCCGGTAGCTGGAAATGGACGGTGTCCCCGTGACGGTGAAGAGGGAGAAACTGGTCAAAGTGATCCCCTGGCTGCTGATTCACATGATCATGGTCAACCATCACAGAGTAAGAAAAGGGTGGTTTTAGAGAGACAGTGGTGCACAGATGATGACATTAACAAAAAGGAAGAAGACCGGATGACAGGTGATGGTAGTAACATGCAGAACCATAGAAAGGGCCTTCAGTCACAGTGTAAATCAGAAGCAAACAAAGAGAAAGGCGATGTTGAAAATGACAGCGAACACCAGGAAGCTGCTGGAGCTGCTAAGCCAACACGGAAAGCCCGCAAACCAGATCGAGAACTTTATCAACCTGGGAGCCGGAGGAGCAACCAGGGAAAGGACTCTGGAGTCGGACAAGAGCAGGATATGCCTACTCCTAGCCAGAATAAGCAGAAAACCGATCCAGAATCCCAGTTGAGTACAGGGGAAAGGGagggaaacaaaacaacatcCATACAGAAGCAGGAAGGGAAAGCTAAAGAAGTAAAAGTTCAACATGAATACATCAAATCAAAATCCAGTGAAACAAACAGAAAGCATGAGCTCCAAGATGTGGAAAAAACACCATTACCGTCTAATGATTCAGTTGAGAAAATGACAAGTAAAGTGGAACAACTCTGTGTGAAAGAAAGGGGTAACGTGGGATGTGAAAACCAAGCCATTGAATACTTAAATTGCGGGAGAGGGGAAGCTATTGATAAAGAAAGGAGAGACCaagggggaggaagaaaagagatggatgaaaagatagagaagagggAAAGGGGAAAccgcagaagaagaggaggtgataaggaaaaagagaagaatcaGGATTCcagaagaagagaagatgaaCCAGGTGGTGGAGGAACGACTGACCAGGGGAAAGctgagaaggacagagagaggagagcagcagaTGCAGATCGGGATAACAAAGCTGGGAAGACAGGAGACACGCAACAAAGCAAAGGAAGAGAGAATCgcagagaaagcagaagagacAACAACCACCAATCCAGAGTCACTGGGAAAGATCCTAAGACGGAACGAAATGCAGACAGGGCTGTTGAAAGAGGCGAAAGAAACAAATCCAATGCGAACatcacaacaccaacctcaaaACGCTATTCCAAATCAGATATTCGGCGCTCACGAAATCGGACTTCCAGCAGTAGCTCAGCTAGCAGTGTGACCAGCCTGGATGGTCCTCGGCGAGGGATGgatgtggagaggaggaagagtaccCGCTTGCAGCCTATGCACAATAACAAGGAGGGCATGGCTAATAGTGGAGCAGGACGAAGGAGTCGCTTACAAAGCTGGACAGCCAATGGGCAATCATCTACAGAATCACCGGATGGGAGTGAAATGAGTGACGTAGCAGAAgataaaaggaggagaagaggtggGGGAGAAGAACTAAGTGCCGAGAGGCGGAGGGTAGAAAGCAACATACCGAAAGGAAACAAAGGTGGAAGTCGGGGAATCCTTCGGGTTTCTCTCGAGAAAACGTCCGGTAACGCATCGCACAGCGGGATGTCACAACAACGCACGCCGGTCTTGGTTCCTCGCGGCAGAGGTGGGGGCATCCTGGTGCTTCCAGCTCACACAGATCTCTCCAATTCTCCCGAGGTTGGGCAACGGCTTCTTTTTGGTGGAATTAGGGGGGGAGGAGCTGGCAGGAGtcgaggaggcagaggaggagtgaggcgACTCTGGGATCCAAATAACCCCGACCAGAAACCTGCTCTTACCAGCACCCAATCCTCACCGCTTCTACCTCTCCAACAGCCGATATATCTTCAGACGGGGACTGGATATGGTCAACTTCACTTTCTGGACACGGATGACGAGGTGGCAGGCAGTCCTCCGGTCCCGCAGGTTGAGCACTTTCGAACCCAGCAAGCTGCTGCCATGGCTTATTACAAATTCCAAAACTCTGACAACCCCTACGGCTACCCCATGCCCACCAGCAACTCGCATAGTCCTGGCAATACCACCAACCCACGCTATCCATATCCTTATCATATGGGGCCCTACCAAATGGCTCCCCCGAATGGTATGTACCCGGGTCCTGGTGTTGGTCAGTTCTGTGGGAGTTATAGGGGAGCAGGTTATTCCCAGCCTGGTGCAGGAGGTAGTTTGACATTGGAAGAGGCGGAGCAACAAGCCCGAGGAGAGCTGGGGAGGCTGCTGAGGGCTGCAGATGCACAGGAGCTCCAGCTCAGTAACCTGCTGTCCAGAGACCGAGTGAGTGCTGATGGACTGGATCGCATGTCCCAGCTCAG AGCTGACCTTTTGGGGCTGTATGAGCAGATCATCCTGACGGACATCGACTACTCCGACTCTCAGAACGTGGATCAGTCTTTGTGGAAGAATGTCTTCTACCAGGTCATCGAGCGCTTCCGGCAGCTACTCAAAGACCCCACGTGTGACGACACCCCTCATTACAGAAACCTGCTGCTTACGCTGCTCGATGAG GGGGCGCTATTCTTTGATGGGCTGCTCCAGAAGCTGCAGACAGCGTACCAGTTTAAATTAGAGGATTACATGGATGGTATGGCTATCCGGGCTCGGCCATTACGTAAAACG GTGAAGTATGCTCTTATTAGTGCACAGCGTTGCATGATTTGCCAAGGAGATATAGCACGTTATCGGGAACAAACCAGTGACTCGGCCAACTATGGCAAAGCTCGCAG CTGGTACCTGAAAGCCCAGCAGATTGCCCCCAAAAATGGACGACCATATAATCAGCTGGCCCTGCTGGCAGTCTATACA AAGCGAAAGTTGGATGCTGTGTATTACTACATGCGCAGCTTGGCAGCTTCCAACGCCATCCTGACCGCAAAGGAAAGCCTAATGAGTCTGTTTGAGGACGCGAAGCGCAAG GAAGAGCAGCTCGAGcgaaggaggagacaggagcatGAAGGAGGCACCAGGGGGCcggcagaaagaggaagaggaagaggggaagatggAGCACGTGTGGAAATTTGGAGTCGCACCAGCAGACAAGCGGCAACCCCGTCCTCCCAGAGAGGAGGCAGTGAGTCCAGCCGAGACTCTGAGCAGGATGGAGAGCTGGGAGGTCTGAGTGCTAGTGAT CTAAATAAAAGATTCATTCTGAGTTTCCTACATGCGCATGGGAAGCTCTTCACTAAAGTGGG CATGGAATCTTTCCCCCGAGTGGCGAGCCGTGTCCTGCAGGAGTTCAAGGCGCTGCTCCAGCACGGCCCCGCCCTACTGGGCTTCACACACCTGCTGCAGATCATAACCATCAACATGTTCACCATACACAATATCCACAGCAGAG gggaagaaggagaagagcgcTCCGTTTTACAAGAGCAAAGCACGTCTCTGGGCCTCGGCATGTTCGCACTGCTGGTGCAGCGCTGCACAGAACTGCTCAGGGATACTCCTGCAG AACCAGTGCCTGTgacagatggagaggaggaaggcaaAGGGGAAGAGCTGGAGGGTATGTTGCGGGTCTCTGCCTTTCCATTGGACCTCAGAGAAATACTGCCAAGTATCAAGGTCTGGTCTGACTGGATGTTGGGGCAACCAGACCAGTGGAACCCACCACCCTGCAATATAGA TTGCAGCCCTGATGTTTGGCAGTGCCTGGCTGACCTGTGTAACCTGCTGGCTCGTGTGGACCATGAGGAAGTGCCGCTGTACAAAGTCGACACTGAAGAAGTCGAGGGAGACGAGGAGTTGACCGTGCTGCAGTTGAAGGAGGACCGGCTGCTCGCTGGCTTTGTCCCACTGCTTTCTGCACCGCAGGAGCCTTGTTACACCGACCAGCACACTGACTTG GCAATAGCAGCCGACTGTAAGAGAGTGACGGTGCTGAAGTACTTTCTGGAGGCCTTGTGTGGACAAGAAGAGCCTCTGTTGGCCTTCAAGGGAGGCAAATACATCTCAGTGGcgacttctccacctcctcactcacTAGATACGAGGAGCAGGCAGGATTCTTTAACGGAGAAAGAG tctgatgatgtcatagtcGAGGCGGAGTCGTCTCTGTCCGCATCAGGAGACGACGAGGCGGGAGACGGTGAGAATGACATCAGACAGCTGAAGGCGCGACGTCACGACCTCACCAACAAACTGGCACAGCAACAGAAGCGCAGGGATAAAATACAG GCGGTGCTGCAGACAGGCGGGCAGTTGGAGCTGGCAGTGAGGCCTCTCTTTTTGGTTCCAGATACCAATGGATTCATTGATCACTTGGGAGGGTTGAAGAAGCTCCTTCAGTGTGGAACATACGTAATAGTTGTGCCACTTATCG TGATTACGGAGTTGGATGGCTTGGCTAAAGGCCAGGACCACTTTGGGGGAGGACCGGGGTCAGGAGGACGCAGCAATGGCGGTCGTGGCAACTACAATGTTACCGCGGCCCATGTGCGGGCCGTGCAGGAGAAGGCCCGCTTGGCAGTGGCGTTCCTGGAGAAAGGATTTGAAGCCAGGGAACCGCACCTCCGGGCCCTGACGAGCAGAGGGAATCAGCTTGAATCCATCGCCTTCCGCAGTGAAGACACCTCTGGACAGCAG GGTACCAACGATGACGTGATTCTGTCCTGCTGCCTCCACTACTGCAAAGACAAGGCAAAGGATTTCATGCCTGGGCAGAGAA ATGGGACGGTGAGGCTGCAAAGAGAGGTGGTACTCCTTACAGATGACCGTAACCTGCGCGTCAAAGCGTTGACCCGCAACGTCCCAGTGCGAGACATCCCTGCTTTCCTTAGCTGGGCCAAAG
- the smg6 gene encoding telomerase-binding protein EST1A isoform X1, with product MAHELDRVRISAAELRASTSSSVNMTECPKAEKQEEHLVNKQHRKCEAKRPELQRYQPVAGNGRCPRDGEEGETGQSDPLAADSHDHGQPSQSKKRVVLERQWCTDDDINKKEEDRMTGDGSNMQNHRKGLQSQCKSEANKEKGDVENDSEHQEAAGAAKPTRKARKPDRELYQPGSRRSNQGKDSGVGQEQDMPTPSQNKQKTDPESQLSTGEREGNKTTSIQKQEGKAKEVKVQHEYIKSKSSETNRKHELQDVEKTPLPSNDSVEKMTSKVEQLCVKERGNVGCENQAIEYLNCGRGEAIDKERRDQGGGRKEMDEKIEKRERGNRRRRGGDKEKEKNQDSRRREDEPGGGGTTDQGKAEKDRERRAADADRDNKAGKTGDTQQSKGRENRRESRRDNNHQSRVTGKDPKTERNADRAVERGERNKSNANITTPTSKRYSKSDIRRSRNRTSSSSSASSVTSLDGPRRGMDVERRKSTRLQPMHNNKEGMANSGAGRRSRLQSWTANGQSSTESPDGSEMSDVAEDKRRRRGGGEELSAERRRVESNIPKGNKGGSRGILRVSLEKTSGNASHSGMSQQRTPVLVPRGRGGGILVLPAHTDLSNSPEVGQRLLFGGIRGGGAGRSRGGRGGVRRLWDPNNPDQKPALTSTQSSPLLPLQQPIYLQTGTGYGQLHFLDTDDEVAGSPPVPQVEHFRTQQAAAMAYYKFQNSDNPYGYPMPTSNSHSPGNTTNPRYPYPYHMGPYQMAPPNGMYPGPGVGQFCGSYRGAGYSQPGAGGSLTLEEAEQQARGELGRLLRAADAQELQLSNLLSRDRVSADGLDRMSQLRADLLGLYEQIILTDIDYSDSQNVDQSLWKNVFYQVIERFRQLLKDPTCDDTPHYRNLLLTLLDEGALFFDGLLQKLQTAYQFKLEDYMDGMAIRARPLRKTVKYALISAQRCMICQGDIARYREQTSDSANYGKARSWYLKAQQIAPKNGRPYNQLALLAVYTKRKLDAVYYYMRSLAASNAILTAKESLMSLFEDAKRKEEQLERRRRQEHEGGTRGPAERGRGRGEDGARVEIWSRTSRQAATPSSQRGGSESSRDSEQDGELGGLSASDLNKRFILSFLHAHGKLFTKVGMESFPRVASRVLQEFKALLQHGPALLGFTHLLQIITINMFTIHNIHSRGEEGEERSVLQEQSTSLGLGMFALLVQRCTELLRDTPAEPVPVTDGEEEGKGEELEGMLRVSAFPLDLREILPSIKVWSDWMLGQPDQWNPPPCNIDISFSSPSSCSPDVWQCLADLCNLLARVDHEEVPLYKVDTEEVEGDEELTVLQLKEDRLLAGFVPLLSAPQEPCYTDQHTDLAIAADCKRVTVLKYFLEALCGQEEPLLAFKGGKYISVATSPPPHSLDTRSRQDSLTEKESDDVIVEAESSLSASGDDEAGDGENDIRQLKARRHDLTNKLAQQQKRRDKIQAVLQTGGQLELAVRPLFLVPDTNGFIDHLGGLKKLLQCGTYVIVVPLIVITELDGLAKGQDHFGGGPGSGGRSNGGRGNYNVTAAHVRAVQEKARLAVAFLEKGFEAREPHLRALTSRGNQLESIAFRSEDTSGQQGTNDDVILSCCLHYCKDKAKDFMPGQRNGTVRLQREVVLLTDDRNLRVKALTRNVPVRDIPAFLSWAKVG from the exons ATGGCGCATGAGCTGGACAGAGTACGAATCTCAGCTGCGGAACTCAGAGCTTCGACGTCGAGTTCAGTCAATATGACTGAATGTCCGAAAG CAGAGAAGCAAGAGGAGCATCTAGTAAACAAGCAGCATAGGAAGTGTGAAGCAAAACGTCCTGAACTGCAGCGCTACCAGCCGGTAGCTGGAAATGGACGGTGTCCCCGTGACGGTGAAGAGGGAGAAACTGGTCAAAGTGATCCCCTGGCTGCTGATTCACATGATCATGGTCAACCATCACAGAGTAAGAAAAGGGTGGTTTTAGAGAGACAGTGGTGCACAGATGATGACATTAACAAAAAGGAAGAAGACCGGATGACAGGTGATGGTAGTAACATGCAGAACCATAGAAAGGGCCTTCAGTCACAGTGTAAATCAGAAGCAAACAAAGAGAAAGGCGATGTTGAAAATGACAGCGAACACCAGGAAGCTGCTGGAGCTGCTAAGCCAACACGGAAAGCCCGCAAACCAGATCGAGAACTTTATCAACCTGGGAGCCGGAGGAGCAACCAGGGAAAGGACTCTGGAGTCGGACAAGAGCAGGATATGCCTACTCCTAGCCAGAATAAGCAGAAAACCGATCCAGAATCCCAGTTGAGTACAGGGGAAAGGGagggaaacaaaacaacatcCATACAGAAGCAGGAAGGGAAAGCTAAAGAAGTAAAAGTTCAACATGAATACATCAAATCAAAATCCAGTGAAACAAACAGAAAGCATGAGCTCCAAGATGTGGAAAAAACACCATTACCGTCTAATGATTCAGTTGAGAAAATGACAAGTAAAGTGGAACAACTCTGTGTGAAAGAAAGGGGTAACGTGGGATGTGAAAACCAAGCCATTGAATACTTAAATTGCGGGAGAGGGGAAGCTATTGATAAAGAAAGGAGAGACCaagggggaggaagaaaagagatggatgaaaagatagagaagagggAAAGGGGAAAccgcagaagaagaggaggtgataaggaaaaagagaagaatcaGGATTCcagaagaagagaagatgaaCCAGGTGGTGGAGGAACGACTGACCAGGGGAAAGctgagaaggacagagagaggagagcagcagaTGCAGATCGGGATAACAAAGCTGGGAAGACAGGAGACACGCAACAAAGCAAAGGAAGAGAGAATCgcagagaaagcagaagagacAACAACCACCAATCCAGAGTCACTGGGAAAGATCCTAAGACGGAACGAAATGCAGACAGGGCTGTTGAAAGAGGCGAAAGAAACAAATCCAATGCGAACatcacaacaccaacctcaaaACGCTATTCCAAATCAGATATTCGGCGCTCACGAAATCGGACTTCCAGCAGTAGCTCAGCTAGCAGTGTGACCAGCCTGGATGGTCCTCGGCGAGGGATGgatgtggagaggaggaagagtaccCGCTTGCAGCCTATGCACAATAACAAGGAGGGCATGGCTAATAGTGGAGCAGGACGAAGGAGTCGCTTACAAAGCTGGACAGCCAATGGGCAATCATCTACAGAATCACCGGATGGGAGTGAAATGAGTGACGTAGCAGAAgataaaaggaggagaagaggtggGGGAGAAGAACTAAGTGCCGAGAGGCGGAGGGTAGAAAGCAACATACCGAAAGGAAACAAAGGTGGAAGTCGGGGAATCCTTCGGGTTTCTCTCGAGAAAACGTCCGGTAACGCATCGCACAGCGGGATGTCACAACAACGCACGCCGGTCTTGGTTCCTCGCGGCAGAGGTGGGGGCATCCTGGTGCTTCCAGCTCACACAGATCTCTCCAATTCTCCCGAGGTTGGGCAACGGCTTCTTTTTGGTGGAATTAGGGGGGGAGGAGCTGGCAGGAGtcgaggaggcagaggaggagtgaggcgACTCTGGGATCCAAATAACCCCGACCAGAAACCTGCTCTTACCAGCACCCAATCCTCACCGCTTCTACCTCTCCAACAGCCGATATATCTTCAGACGGGGACTGGATATGGTCAACTTCACTTTCTGGACACGGATGACGAGGTGGCAGGCAGTCCTCCGGTCCCGCAGGTTGAGCACTTTCGAACCCAGCAAGCTGCTGCCATGGCTTATTACAAATTCCAAAACTCTGACAACCCCTACGGCTACCCCATGCCCACCAGCAACTCGCATAGTCCTGGCAATACCACCAACCCACGCTATCCATATCCTTATCATATGGGGCCCTACCAAATGGCTCCCCCGAATGGTATGTACCCGGGTCCTGGTGTTGGTCAGTTCTGTGGGAGTTATAGGGGAGCAGGTTATTCCCAGCCTGGTGCAGGAGGTAGTTTGACATTGGAAGAGGCGGAGCAACAAGCCCGAGGAGAGCTGGGGAGGCTGCTGAGGGCTGCAGATGCACAGGAGCTCCAGCTCAGTAACCTGCTGTCCAGAGACCGAGTGAGTGCTGATGGACTGGATCGCATGTCCCAGCTCAG AGCTGACCTTTTGGGGCTGTATGAGCAGATCATCCTGACGGACATCGACTACTCCGACTCTCAGAACGTGGATCAGTCTTTGTGGAAGAATGTCTTCTACCAGGTCATCGAGCGCTTCCGGCAGCTACTCAAAGACCCCACGTGTGACGACACCCCTCATTACAGAAACCTGCTGCTTACGCTGCTCGATGAG GGGGCGCTATTCTTTGATGGGCTGCTCCAGAAGCTGCAGACAGCGTACCAGTTTAAATTAGAGGATTACATGGATGGTATGGCTATCCGGGCTCGGCCATTACGTAAAACG GTGAAGTATGCTCTTATTAGTGCACAGCGTTGCATGATTTGCCAAGGAGATATAGCACGTTATCGGGAACAAACCAGTGACTCGGCCAACTATGGCAAAGCTCGCAG CTGGTACCTGAAAGCCCAGCAGATTGCCCCCAAAAATGGACGACCATATAATCAGCTGGCCCTGCTGGCAGTCTATACA AAGCGAAAGTTGGATGCTGTGTATTACTACATGCGCAGCTTGGCAGCTTCCAACGCCATCCTGACCGCAAAGGAAAGCCTAATGAGTCTGTTTGAGGACGCGAAGCGCAAG GAAGAGCAGCTCGAGcgaaggaggagacaggagcatGAAGGAGGCACCAGGGGGCcggcagaaagaggaagaggaagaggggaagatggAGCACGTGTGGAAATTTGGAGTCGCACCAGCAGACAAGCGGCAACCCCGTCCTCCCAGAGAGGAGGCAGTGAGTCCAGCCGAGACTCTGAGCAGGATGGAGAGCTGGGAGGTCTGAGTGCTAGTGAT CTAAATAAAAGATTCATTCTGAGTTTCCTACATGCGCATGGGAAGCTCTTCACTAAAGTGGG CATGGAATCTTTCCCCCGAGTGGCGAGCCGTGTCCTGCAGGAGTTCAAGGCGCTGCTCCAGCACGGCCCCGCCCTACTGGGCTTCACACACCTGCTGCAGATCATAACCATCAACATGTTCACCATACACAATATCCACAGCAGAG gggaagaaggagaagagcgcTCCGTTTTACAAGAGCAAAGCACGTCTCTGGGCCTCGGCATGTTCGCACTGCTGGTGCAGCGCTGCACAGAACTGCTCAGGGATACTCCTGCAG AACCAGTGCCTGTgacagatggagaggaggaaggcaaAGGGGAAGAGCTGGAGGGTATGTTGCGGGTCTCTGCCTTTCCATTGGACCTCAGAGAAATACTGCCAAGTATCAAGGTCTGGTCTGACTGGATGTTGGGGCAACCAGACCAGTGGAACCCACCACCCTGCAATATAGA CATTAGTTTTTCCTCTCCGTCAAGTTGCAGCCCTGATGTTTGGCAGTGCCTGGCTGACCTGTGTAACCTGCTGGCTCGTGTGGACCATGAGGAAGTGCCGCTGTACAAAGTCGACACTGAAGAAGTCGAGGGAGACGAGGAGTTGACCGTGCTGCAGTTGAAGGAGGACCGGCTGCTCGCTGGCTTTGTCCCACTGCTTTCTGCACCGCAGGAGCCTTGTTACACCGACCAGCACACTGACTTG GCAATAGCAGCCGACTGTAAGAGAGTGACGGTGCTGAAGTACTTTCTGGAGGCCTTGTGTGGACAAGAAGAGCCTCTGTTGGCCTTCAAGGGAGGCAAATACATCTCAGTGGcgacttctccacctcctcactcacTAGATACGAGGAGCAGGCAGGATTCTTTAACGGAGAAAGAG tctgatgatgtcatagtcGAGGCGGAGTCGTCTCTGTCCGCATCAGGAGACGACGAGGCGGGAGACGGTGAGAATGACATCAGACAGCTGAAGGCGCGACGTCACGACCTCACCAACAAACTGGCACAGCAACAGAAGCGCAGGGATAAAATACAG GCGGTGCTGCAGACAGGCGGGCAGTTGGAGCTGGCAGTGAGGCCTCTCTTTTTGGTTCCAGATACCAATGGATTCATTGATCACTTGGGAGGGTTGAAGAAGCTCCTTCAGTGTGGAACATACGTAATAGTTGTGCCACTTATCG TGATTACGGAGTTGGATGGCTTGGCTAAAGGCCAGGACCACTTTGGGGGAGGACCGGGGTCAGGAGGACGCAGCAATGGCGGTCGTGGCAACTACAATGTTACCGCGGCCCATGTGCGGGCCGTGCAGGAGAAGGCCCGCTTGGCAGTGGCGTTCCTGGAGAAAGGATTTGAAGCCAGGGAACCGCACCTCCGGGCCCTGACGAGCAGAGGGAATCAGCTTGAATCCATCGCCTTCCGCAGTGAAGACACCTCTGGACAGCAG GGTACCAACGATGACGTGATTCTGTCCTGCTGCCTCCACTACTGCAAAGACAAGGCAAAGGATTTCATGCCTGGGCAGAGAA ATGGGACGGTGAGGCTGCAAAGAGAGGTGGTACTCCTTACAGATGACCGTAACCTGCGCGTCAAAGCGTTGACCCGCAACGTCCCAGTGCGAGACATCCCTGCTTTCCTTAGCTGGGCCAAAG